Genomic DNA from Caldisericia bacterium:
TAAATCTTGGAATAGAGGGGACTATGCTTTTTGGCGCCCTAGCAGCATTTCTCACCACATATTTCACTGGGAATTTGTGGCTCGGAATTGTTGCAGCAATTATCGCGGGTATACTTTTTGGTCTTCTCATGGGAGTACTATCTGTATCCCTTGGTCTTTCTCAACATGTAAGCGGATTGGGGATAACACTTCTTGCTACAGGTTTATCCCTCTTCACCTACAGACAGATCATTGGTTCCCCAAAGGTTCCACCAACAATCCAGACTTTTAAAACCCTTCCCATCCCTGGACTCTCCAGCATACCTATTATTGGTCCTATACTCTTTGATCAATGCATTTTTACCTATATAGCAATAATCCTTGTCCCAATTGCATCCTTTATACTTTTTAAGACAAGGTTTGGTCTCTCCTTAAGAGCAGTTGGTGAAAATCCGGAGGCAGCAGATGCTGTAGGAATAAATGTCTTTAAAATAAGATACATCGCTTTGATGATAGCCGGTGGTTTAATGGGTTTTGCTGGGAGCTTCTTTACCCTTGCACATTTTAACATGTTCCTCTATGGTATGGTGGGTGGAAGAGGCTGGGTTTCCATAGCTTTAGTCATATTTGCAAACTGGAATCCAACAAAAGTTTTATGGGGAGCACTCCTCTTCGGTGGAGTGGATGCACTCCAGTTAAGACTTCAGGCAATAGGGTTCGATATTCCTTATCAGCTATTTCTAATAATGCCGTATCTACTAACGATAATTGTCCTAATCCTTGTTGCAAGAAATGCCTCTTATCCAGGAGCTCTCCTTAAGCCATACAGAAGAGAGTGATAGACACGGTACAAAGAATTATAGAAACTCTTAAAAGAGAAAAGAAAAAATTTAAAAGAACTGCTATATCTGAGATTCATAAGACAAAGGACCCGTTCAGGGTCCTTATCTCATGTCTCCTCTCGCTTAGAACAAAGGATGAAGTTACACTAAAGGCAAGTGAAAGGCTCTTTTCAGTAGCAAAAACCCCACAGGAGTTTTTGAACCTTCCAACCAAAAAAATTGAGGAACTTATCTACCCTGTGGGATTTTATAGAGTTAAGGCAAAGAGGATTAAAGAAATTTCAAAAATCATAATAGAGAGATACGGTGGAAAGGTTCCAGATAACTTAGAGGAACTTCTGACTCTTCCAGGTGTTGGAAGAAAAACAGCAAATATAGTTATTACACAGGGCTTTAACAAATATGGTATTGCTGTGGATACCCATGTGCATAGAGTATCAAATAGATTAGGACTTGTTAAAACGAAGACACCAGAGGAAACAGAGGTTAAGTTAAGAGAAATAATTCCGAAGAAATACTGGATAGAGTTAAATGATTTGTTTGTATCGTTTGGACAAAACATTTGCACTCCAATATCTCCAAGATGTTCCATATGTCCCATAAGTAAATACTGCGATAAAGTTGGGGTAAAAACTCACAGATAGGAATCACACAAACCTATATAATTTTCTCATGGTATAATGAGAGAGATGAAAGGAAAAACTTTTATAACCAAGAGGGCAATTAAACAAATAGCGGTTCTCTCCGCCATGCGATGTTATGGTGTTGTGGGGCTTTCTCCAGTTAACCTTAAAGAGAGTATCCAGAAGATACTGGGATGGGATGAAGGAAAAAGAGGTGTTGAGGTATTCATTGACGATAGAAACATAAAAATAGTTTTTCATGTAATTCTCTTAAGGAACATAAATGTAAAAGAGGTTGTGAACAATTTAATTACACAAACCGTATATGCCTTTGAAAAAATGACAAAACTAACTCCTGAAGTAGTGGTTGTTGTTGAGGGTATAAAGGAGGGATAAGATTTGGAGATTCTTGATAAAGACTTTCTTGTAAAGTTTTTCTATCTTGGTTTTAAAGAAGTTGAAAAGTATAAAGAAGAGATAAATGCGCTTAATGTTTTCCCTGTACCTGACGGGGATACAGGTACCAATATGTATATGACTCTCCTTTCAGCATGGGAGGAGATAAATA
This window encodes:
- a CDS encoding Asp23/Gls24 family envelope stress response protein, whose amino-acid sequence is MKGKTFITKRAIKQIAVLSAMRCYGVVGLSPVNLKESIQKILGWDEGKRGVEVFIDDRNIKIVFHVILLRNINVKEVVNNLITQTVYAFEKMTKLTPEVVVVVEGIKEG
- a CDS encoding endonuclease III gives rise to the protein MIDTVQRIIETLKREKKKFKRTAISEIHKTKDPFRVLISCLLSLRTKDEVTLKASERLFSVAKTPQEFLNLPTKKIEELIYPVGFYRVKAKRIKEISKIIIERYGGKVPDNLEELLTLPGVGRKTANIVITQGFNKYGIAVDTHVHRVSNRLGLVKTKTPEETEVKLREIIPKKYWIELNDLFVSFGQNICTPISPRCSICPISKYCDKVGVKTHR
- a CDS encoding ABC transporter permease, translating into MKEILTVNFFVGLLSATLRMATPLILATLGETFCERAGILNLGIEGTMLFGALAAFLTTYFTGNLWLGIVAAIIAGILFGLLMGVLSVSLGLSQHVSGLGITLLATGLSLFTYRQIIGSPKVPPTIQTFKTLPIPGLSSIPIIGPILFDQCIFTYIAIILVPIASFILFKTRFGLSLRAVGENPEAADAVGINVFKIRYIALMIAGGLMGFAGSFFTLAHFNMFLYGMVGGRGWVSIALVIFANWNPTKVLWGALLFGGVDALQLRLQAIGFDIPYQLFLIMPYLLTIIVLILVARNASYPGALLKPYRRE